A genomic window from Promicromonospora sukumoe includes:
- a CDS encoding glycoside hydrolase family 2 protein, translating to MKISRDLTEWTVTATGGPVPADLAGVPVPATVPGTSHTALLEQGLIPDPYLGTNETALAWMKRTSWRYATVLDEPPAADDERVDLLFEGIDTVAGVAVDTDVEQAAAGAGRVHLGRTANMHRSYRYDVRGLVGTPANLVVDLDPAIEVAEAEAARIGTRPMAYDQPFNMVRKMACSFGWDWGPDLQTAGLWKPVRVERWRVARIARVTPLATVADDGGGLVDVRVEIETSGLSEAGPLVVDVSVGDRGVTTGIPAGWAGGVLDVQVEAGDVDLWWPAGYGEQPLYPIEVAVYEGHGEDRSNPLDTWSSRVAFRTVEVDRERDEHGTSFVFQINGTPVFARGANWIPDDHLLTRITRERLERRVDQALGANLNLLRVWGGGIYESDDFYDLCDEKGVMVWQDILLACAAYPEEEPHRSEFEAELRENASRLAPHPSLVLWNGGNENIWGHEDWGWKEPLGDLTWGAGYYYELFPKVLAEVDPTRPYSDGSPYSPGATPEQVHPNDPDHGTHHQWDVWNRVDYTHYRDDAPRFASEFGFQGPPTWATLQRAVLPDSAAVPGGAAVPEGFKASEVFLLHQKAIDGNGKLDRGLAPHLDVPEDFVDWHWATQLNQARAIRYAVEHYRSWWPRTAGAIVWQLNDCWPVTSWAAVDGDGRRKPLWYALRHAFADRVVTVQPRGDGLVAALVNDTDEPWAGQVDAARTTLGGEVLASSGSEVVVAPRSVTLVPLEGDLAAVADVAHEVLVVRLGAERAVHRWAESKDLALDPAPLETLVTSQDGGYRVEVTASSLALGVTLLADRLDPGAQVDDQVVDLPAGATAVFHVTTGRELDPAALTARPVLRTENDLVAR from the coding sequence ATGAAGATCAGCCGCGACCTGACCGAATGGACCGTGACCGCGACGGGTGGCCCCGTCCCGGCGGACCTGGCCGGGGTCCCCGTCCCGGCGACCGTCCCGGGCACGAGCCACACCGCCCTGCTGGAGCAGGGGCTCATCCCTGACCCGTACCTCGGCACCAACGAGACCGCGCTCGCCTGGATGAAGCGCACCTCCTGGCGGTACGCGACCGTGCTGGACGAGCCGCCCGCCGCGGACGACGAGCGCGTCGACCTGCTCTTCGAGGGCATCGACACGGTGGCCGGCGTGGCCGTCGACACCGACGTCGAGCAGGCCGCCGCCGGCGCGGGACGCGTGCACCTCGGCCGGACCGCGAACATGCACCGCTCCTACCGGTACGACGTGCGCGGGCTGGTCGGCACGCCGGCCAACCTGGTGGTCGACCTCGACCCCGCGATCGAGGTGGCCGAGGCCGAGGCCGCCCGGATCGGCACCCGCCCCATGGCGTACGACCAGCCGTTCAACATGGTCCGCAAGATGGCCTGCTCGTTCGGCTGGGACTGGGGCCCGGACCTGCAGACGGCGGGCCTGTGGAAGCCCGTGCGGGTCGAGCGCTGGCGCGTCGCCCGGATCGCGCGCGTCACACCGCTGGCCACCGTGGCCGACGACGGCGGCGGGCTGGTCGACGTGCGCGTCGAGATCGAGACGTCCGGCCTGTCCGAGGCCGGGCCCCTGGTCGTCGACGTGTCCGTCGGCGACCGCGGTGTGACGACGGGCATCCCGGCCGGCTGGGCCGGCGGCGTCCTGGACGTCCAGGTCGAGGCCGGCGACGTCGACCTGTGGTGGCCCGCCGGGTACGGCGAGCAGCCGCTCTACCCGATCGAGGTGGCCGTCTACGAGGGCCACGGCGAGGACCGCTCGAACCCGCTGGACACCTGGTCGAGCCGGGTCGCGTTCCGTACCGTCGAGGTGGACCGGGAGCGCGACGAGCACGGCACGAGCTTCGTGTTCCAGATCAACGGGACGCCGGTCTTCGCGCGCGGGGCCAACTGGATCCCCGACGACCACCTGCTGACGCGCATCACGCGCGAGCGCCTGGAGCGGCGCGTCGACCAGGCACTCGGCGCCAACCTCAACCTGCTGCGGGTGTGGGGCGGCGGCATCTACGAGTCGGACGACTTCTACGACCTCTGCGACGAGAAGGGCGTCATGGTCTGGCAGGACATCCTGCTGGCCTGCGCGGCCTACCCGGAGGAGGAGCCCCACCGGTCCGAGTTCGAGGCCGAGCTGCGGGAGAACGCGTCCCGGCTGGCGCCGCACCCGTCGCTGGTGCTGTGGAACGGCGGCAACGAGAACATCTGGGGCCACGAGGACTGGGGCTGGAAGGAGCCGCTGGGCGACCTGACCTGGGGCGCCGGCTACTACTACGAGCTCTTCCCGAAGGTGCTGGCCGAGGTCGACCCGACCCGCCCGTACTCCGACGGCTCGCCCTACTCCCCCGGCGCCACGCCCGAGCAGGTGCACCCCAACGACCCGGACCACGGGACGCACCACCAGTGGGACGTGTGGAACCGCGTGGACTACACGCACTACCGCGACGACGCGCCGCGGTTCGCCTCGGAGTTCGGCTTCCAGGGGCCGCCCACCTGGGCGACCCTCCAGCGCGCCGTCCTTCCTGACAGCGCTGCCGTGCCCGGTGGCGCGGCCGTGCCCGAGGGCTTCAAGGCGTCCGAGGTCTTCCTGCTGCACCAGAAGGCGATCGACGGCAACGGCAAGCTCGACCGCGGCCTGGCCCCGCACCTGGACGTCCCCGAGGACTTCGTGGACTGGCACTGGGCCACGCAGCTCAACCAGGCGCGCGCGATCCGGTACGCCGTGGAGCACTACCGGTCGTGGTGGCCGCGCACCGCGGGCGCGATCGTGTGGCAGCTCAACGACTGCTGGCCGGTCACGTCCTGGGCAGCCGTCGACGGCGACGGGCGGCGCAAGCCCCTCTGGTACGCGCTGCGGCACGCGTTCGCCGACCGGGTGGTCACGGTGCAGCCGCGCGGCGACGGTCTGGTCGCGGCGCTGGTCAACGACACCGACGAGCCGTGGGCCGGGCAGGTCGACGCGGCCCGGACCACGCTGGGCGGCGAGGTGCTGGCGTCGTCGGGCAGCGAGGTGGTGGTGGCACCGCGCTCGGTGACCCTCGTGCCCCTGGAGGGCGACCTGGCGGCCGTGGCCGACGTCGCGCACGAGGTGCTGGTCGTGCGCCTCGGCGCCGAGCGCGCGGTGCACCGGTGGGCCGAGAGCAAGGACCTGGCCCTCGACCCGGCCCCGCTGGAGACCCTGGTGACCAGCCAGGACGGCGGCTACCGCGTCGAGGTGACGGCGTCGTCGCTGGCGCTCGGCGTGACCCTGCTCGCGGACCGGCTCGACCCCGGTGCCCAGGTGGACGACCAGGTGGTGGACCTCCCGGCGGGAGCCACGGCGGTGTTCCACGTGACGACGGGCCGCGAGCTCGACCCGGCGGCGCTGACCGCGCGGCCGGTGCTGCGCACCGAGAACGACCTCGTCGCGCGCTAG
- the msrA gene encoding peptide-methionine (S)-S-oxide reductase MsrA, whose product MTFLNSLFGPGSGSKTTMVAPEDALPGRTAPQLQNPRPHTVLGSSITGPWEPGTRVLYLAMGCFWGAEEIYWQVPGVVSTAVGYMGGTTPNPTYEEVCTARTGHTETALVAYDPTKVSEAELLKIFWERHDPTQGFRQGNDVGTQYRSGIYWTTPEQAEAAQETAKRYAEVLSAKGYDAITTEIEPAAEAGPFYYAEDYHQQYLSAAKNPNGYRCHATTGVPFPDAA is encoded by the coding sequence ATGACGTTCCTCAACTCGCTCTTCGGCCCCGGCTCCGGTTCCAAGACCACCATGGTCGCGCCCGAGGACGCCCTGCCGGGCCGTACCGCTCCGCAGCTGCAGAACCCCCGCCCGCACACGGTGCTCGGATCGTCGATCACCGGACCGTGGGAGCCGGGCACCCGCGTGCTCTACCTGGCGATGGGCTGTTTCTGGGGTGCCGAGGAGATCTACTGGCAGGTCCCGGGCGTCGTGAGCACCGCCGTCGGCTACATGGGCGGCACCACGCCCAACCCGACGTACGAGGAGGTCTGCACCGCGCGGACCGGCCACACCGAGACCGCTCTCGTGGCGTACGACCCCACGAAGGTCAGCGAGGCCGAGCTGCTCAAGATCTTCTGGGAGCGGCACGACCCGACGCAGGGCTTCCGCCAGGGCAACGACGTGGGCACGCAGTACCGCTCGGGCATCTACTGGACGACGCCGGAGCAGGCCGAGGCCGCGCAGGAGACCGCCAAGCGCTACGCCGAAGTGCTGAGCGCCAAGGGGTACGACGCGATCACCACGGAGATCGAGCCCGCTGCCGAGGCCGGCCCGTTCTACTACGCCGAGGACTACCACCAGCAGTACCTGTCGGCCGCGAAGAACCCGAACGGCTACCGCTGCCACGCGACCACGGGCGTCCCCTTCCCGGACGCCGCCTGA
- a CDS encoding metallophosphoesterase family protein, producing MSSEVGTVAVLSDVHGVLPVLDAVLAEPDVAGADLVVVTGDHAAGPQPVEVLDRLRSLGERAVLVRGNADRELVALARGGTTEIPDPVAPWAAAQLRPDDVALLDTLPHPVELSVRGFGRVVFCHGTPRDDDEVVLVDSSLERWADVLGGLDDDVTTVVMGHTHMPFARLVDRRLCVNPGSVGMPYGRAGGSWALLRDGQVELRHTPVDVEAAVAAVAAGSAYPGAEEWARAYVTSANSDADALRVFGPRDGRLPRS from the coding sequence ATGAGCAGCGAGGTGGGGACCGTAGCGGTCCTGTCGGACGTCCACGGGGTGCTCCCGGTCCTTGACGCAGTGCTCGCCGAGCCCGACGTGGCGGGCGCCGACCTCGTGGTCGTCACCGGCGACCACGCCGCCGGACCGCAGCCCGTCGAGGTGCTGGACCGCCTCCGGTCGCTGGGGGAGCGGGCCGTGCTGGTGCGCGGGAACGCGGACCGCGAGCTGGTCGCCCTCGCGCGCGGCGGCACCACGGAGATCCCGGACCCGGTCGCCCCCTGGGCGGCGGCCCAGCTCCGGCCCGACGACGTCGCGCTGCTCGACACCCTGCCCCACCCCGTGGAGCTCAGTGTGCGCGGGTTCGGGCGCGTCGTCTTCTGCCACGGCACCCCGCGCGACGACGACGAGGTGGTGCTCGTCGACTCCTCGCTGGAACGCTGGGCCGACGTGCTCGGCGGCCTCGACGACGACGTCACGACCGTGGTCATGGGGCACACCCACATGCCGTTCGCGCGGCTCGTCGACCGGCGCCTGTGCGTCAACCCGGGCAGCGTCGGCATGCCGTACGGCCGCGCGGGCGGCTCGTGGGCCCTGCTGCGCGACGGCCAGGTCGAGCTGCGGCACACGCCGGTCGACGTCGAGGCGGCCGTGGCGGCGGTCGCCGCCGGGAGTGCCTACCCCGGCGCCGAGGAGTGGGCGCGGGCGTACGTGACCTCGGCCAACAGCGACGCCGACGCGCTGCGCGTGTTCGGGCCCCGGGACGGCCGCCTCCCGCGGAGCTGA
- the ilvA gene encoding threonine ammonia-lyase, with translation MRAVPLDPFDLESYGGHLTVSADDARAAAELLDGVITRTPITESRALSTIAGTKVLLKCENLQRAGSFKVRGAYVRLARLSPEERERGVVAASAGNHAQGVALAAGMLGIDTVVYMPVDAALPKVAATRGYGAEVRMVGTSVDEALAAARVEAARSGRVLIHPFDHVDVVAGQGTVALEILEQVPDVATVVVPLGGGGLVAGIAAVLAEVAPHVKVVGVQAASAAAYPGSLKAGKPLAGNLGATMADGIAVGLPGDVPFGIVQKEGVEVRTVTEDQLSRALLAVLERSKLMVEPAGAAGVAGIIAAGPGVFQGPVVAVLSGGNIDPLVLMRVVQHGLVAAGRYLKLQVRLMDKPGALAKLVETIAAAGANIVAVDHTRTDVSLSVSEVSVNLQLETKGAEHRSAVVERLESEGYEVAAF, from the coding sequence ATGCGCGCTGTGCCACTGGATCCGTTCGACCTGGAGTCCTACGGCGGTCACCTCACGGTGTCCGCCGACGACGCCCGGGCTGCCGCCGAGCTCCTCGACGGCGTCATCACCCGTACCCCCATCACCGAGAGCCGCGCGCTGTCCACGATCGCCGGGACGAAGGTGCTGCTCAAGTGCGAGAACCTGCAGCGCGCCGGCTCGTTCAAGGTGCGCGGCGCCTACGTGCGCCTCGCACGGCTGTCGCCCGAGGAGCGTGAGCGCGGCGTCGTCGCGGCGTCCGCCGGGAACCACGCGCAGGGCGTCGCGCTCGCCGCGGGGATGCTCGGCATCGACACCGTCGTCTACATGCCCGTGGACGCGGCCCTGCCCAAGGTCGCCGCGACCCGCGGGTACGGCGCCGAGGTGCGGATGGTCGGCACCTCGGTGGACGAGGCGCTGGCCGCCGCGCGCGTCGAGGCCGCCCGCTCCGGCCGCGTGCTGATCCACCCCTTCGACCACGTCGACGTCGTGGCGGGCCAGGGCACCGTCGCCCTGGAGATCCTGGAGCAGGTGCCCGACGTCGCCACCGTCGTCGTGCCGCTCGGCGGCGGCGGGCTGGTGGCCGGGATCGCGGCCGTGCTGGCCGAGGTCGCGCCGCACGTCAAGGTCGTGGGCGTGCAGGCGGCGTCGGCCGCGGCCTATCCCGGCTCGCTGAAGGCGGGCAAGCCGCTGGCGGGCAACCTCGGCGCCACCATGGCCGACGGCATCGCGGTGGGGCTGCCCGGCGACGTGCCGTTCGGGATCGTGCAGAAGGAGGGCGTCGAGGTCCGCACGGTCACCGAGGACCAGCTCTCCCGCGCGCTGCTCGCGGTGCTGGAGCGCTCCAAGCTCATGGTCGAGCCGGCCGGCGCGGCGGGGGTCGCCGGGATCATCGCCGCAGGTCCGGGCGTGTTTCAGGGGCCGGTGGTCGCGGTGCTGTCCGGCGGCAACATCGACCCGCTCGTCCTGATGCGCGTGGTCCAGCACGGCCTGGTCGCCGCGGGCCGGTACCTGAAGCTGCAGGTGCGGCTCATGGACAAGCCCGGGGCCCTCGCGAAGCTGGTGGAGACCATCGCCGCGGCCGGGGCCAACATCGTGGCCGTGGACCACACGCGTACCGATGTCTCGCTCTCGGTGTCCGAGGTCTCGGTCAACCTGCAGCTCGAGACGAAGGGCGCGGAGCACCGGTCAGCCGTCGTGGAGCGGCTGGAGTCCGAGGGCTACGAGGTCGCCGCGTTCTGA
- a CDS encoding AI-2E family transporter, translated as MTSSQTTAPPPTDESGAVPPAIRAAASWSWRMLLIGAFVAAVLWLLALLKTIVVPVAVALLLTIMLTPVRRVLHERLRVPRGLAAGLSLIGLIVVVAGLITLAGQSIANGFADLRTQAISGFNELWSQLSATFGLENELESYSRDILDQLEAQQSAIVSGALGAAATAGSVLVGALIALFCTFFFLHDPRGIWGWIVGLLPLSARERVNQAGRRGAVTLAAYTRTQILVAAVDAVGIGLGAVFFVPSLALPIAILVFVGSFVPVVGAIVTGAIAVVVVLVSNGWVAALIMLGVVLLVQQIESHALQPFLMGQAVSLHPVAVILAVAAGSFAAGIIGALFAVPLAAVLNTVILYLNGHDKFPELGDEDALPIRWRAADAPPIPLRLRRSPGVLAENAVDDVSTDDGTTPPKGDPER; from the coding sequence GTGACGTCGAGCCAGACCACAGCGCCGCCCCCCACCGACGAGTCGGGCGCCGTCCCGCCGGCCATCCGGGCCGCCGCCTCGTGGTCGTGGCGCATGTTGCTGATCGGCGCCTTCGTGGCCGCCGTGCTGTGGCTGCTCGCCCTGCTCAAGACGATCGTCGTCCCGGTGGCGGTCGCGCTGCTCCTGACGATCATGCTGACGCCGGTGCGGCGCGTGCTGCACGAGCGGCTGCGGGTCCCGCGCGGGCTGGCCGCGGGGCTCTCCCTGATCGGCCTGATCGTGGTGGTCGCCGGCTTGATCACCCTGGCCGGGCAGTCGATCGCCAACGGGTTCGCCGACCTGCGCACGCAGGCCATCAGCGGCTTCAACGAGCTGTGGTCGCAGCTCTCGGCCACGTTCGGGCTCGAGAACGAGCTGGAGAGCTACAGCCGCGACATCCTCGACCAGCTCGAGGCCCAGCAGAGCGCGATCGTGAGCGGCGCCCTGGGCGCCGCGGCGACGGCGGGCAGCGTCCTGGTCGGCGCCCTGATCGCACTGTTCTGCACCTTCTTCTTCCTGCACGACCCGCGGGGCATCTGGGGCTGGATCGTCGGGCTGCTCCCGCTGTCCGCCCGCGAGCGGGTCAACCAGGCCGGGCGCCGCGGCGCCGTCACGCTCGCCGCCTACACCCGCACGCAGATCCTGGTCGCGGCCGTCGACGCCGTGGGCATCGGCCTCGGCGCAGTGTTCTTCGTGCCGTCGCTGGCGCTCCCGATCGCGATCCTGGTGTTCGTCGGTTCGTTCGTGCCCGTGGTCGGTGCCATCGTCACCGGCGCCATCGCCGTCGTCGTCGTCCTCGTGTCCAACGGCTGGGTCGCGGCGCTCATCATGCTCGGCGTGGTGCTGCTGGTGCAGCAGATCGAGTCGCACGCGCTGCAGCCGTTCCTCATGGGTCAGGCCGTCTCGTTGCACCCCGTCGCGGTGATCCTCGCGGTGGCCGCCGGCTCGTTCGCGGCCGGCATCATCGGCGCCCTGTTCGCCGTGCCGCTGGCCGCCGTCCTGAACACCGTGATCCTGTATCTCAACGGGCACGACAAGTTCCCGGAGCTCGGCGACGAGGACGCCCTACCGATCCGATGGCGAGCCGCCGACGCCCCGCCGATCCCGCTGCGCCTGCGCCGCAGCCCCGGCGTGCTGGCCGAGAACGCCGTCGACGACGTCTCCACCGACGACGGGACCACCCCGCCGAAGGGTGATCCCGAGCGCTAG
- a CDS encoding YdeI/OmpD-associated family protein — translation MADTGTEVLFADAAAWRAWLDENEQTSDGVWLILARKGKDAPTSLNYDTALDEALCSGWIDAQGRSRDDSTSLQRFCPRRTRSRWSARNVRIVDRLITEGRMRPRGQQEIDRAKDDGRWDVAYEGSKNIEVPPDLAEALAASPRAAAMFGILTAQNRFAILFRITGVKKPETRARNITKFVGMLERGETVYPQKRTLEG, via the coding sequence ATGGCCGACACCGGAACCGAGGTCCTGTTCGCCGACGCCGCGGCGTGGCGGGCCTGGCTCGACGAGAACGAGCAGACGTCCGACGGCGTCTGGCTGATCCTCGCCCGCAAGGGCAAGGACGCCCCGACGAGCCTCAACTACGACACCGCGCTCGACGAGGCCCTGTGCAGCGGCTGGATCGACGCGCAGGGACGCAGCCGCGACGACTCGACGTCGCTCCAGCGGTTCTGCCCGCGCCGCACGCGCAGCCGCTGGTCGGCGCGCAACGTGCGGATCGTGGACCGCCTGATCACCGAGGGGCGCATGCGGCCCCGCGGCCAGCAAGAGATCGACCGGGCCAAGGACGACGGCCGCTGGGACGTCGCGTACGAGGGCAGCAAGAACATCGAGGTGCCGCCCGACCTCGCCGAGGCGCTCGCGGCCAGCCCGCGCGCGGCGGCGATGTTCGGCATCCTCACCGCGCAGAACCGGTTCGCGATCCTGTTCCGGATCACCGGCGTCAAGAAGCCGGAGACGCGGGCGCGGAACATCACCAAGTTCGTCGGCATGCTCGAACGGGGCGAGACGGTCTACCCGCAGAAGCGCACGCTGGAGGGTTGA
- a CDS encoding pentapeptide repeat-containing protein, whose translation MIRMPATELTVRAEDWYSRDLSGEDHMATLFADVDMTEATGTGATFDSCVFRGVRFNSAHLTELAFTSCVFDACVFFDTTLERCKLVGSQFNNCRFDLLKVEGGNWSFTDLHRAELAGARFDGVRLREADLSGIKASGAVLLGCDLSGADLAEADLRNVDLRGSDLSALDPLGANLTGAVVGEAQAILLAERLGLVVRPD comes from the coding sequence ATGATCCGGATGCCCGCCACCGAGCTCACCGTCCGCGCCGAGGACTGGTACTCCCGCGACCTGTCCGGCGAGGACCACATGGCCACGCTGTTCGCCGACGTGGACATGACGGAGGCCACCGGGACGGGCGCCACGTTCGACTCGTGCGTGTTCCGGGGCGTGCGCTTCAACAGCGCCCACCTGACAGAGCTCGCGTTCACGTCCTGCGTCTTCGACGCGTGCGTCTTCTTCGACACGACGCTGGAACGCTGCAAGCTCGTGGGCTCTCAGTTCAACAACTGCCGGTTCGACCTGCTCAAGGTCGAGGGCGGCAACTGGTCCTTCACCGACCTGCACCGGGCGGAGCTGGCCGGCGCCCGGTTCGACGGCGTCCGCCTGCGCGAGGCCGACCTGTCCGGGATCAAGGCGTCCGGCGCCGTCCTGCTCGGCTGCGACCTGTCCGGGGCGGACCTCGCCGAGGCCGACCTCCGCAACGTCGACCTGCGGGGCAGCGACCTGTCGGCGCTCGACCCGCTCGGCGCGAACCTCACCGGGGCGGTGGTCGGCGAGGCCCAGGCGATCCTGCTCGCCGAGCGGCTCGGCCTGGTGGTCCGGCCCGACTGA